The following coding sequences are from one Triticum aestivum cultivar Chinese Spring chromosome 5A, IWGSC CS RefSeq v2.1, whole genome shotgun sequence window:
- the LOC123107740 gene encoding zinc finger MYM-type protein 1 yields the protein MVTWYDLRLQLQNHQTINCVALRQLEKKKDHWRKVLFRILLMVKFLAKHNLAFRGTNSTLYQDNNGNFLGLVEMLAEFDPIIQEHVRRITNNETHVQYLGHGIQNELIHLLASSIKSEIIKKIKEAKYFSVILDCTPDASHQEQMSLIIRYVNASSTFVSIEESFLGFLDVNDTTGQGLFDVLQEELRNLDLDLDDVRGQSYDNGANMKGKNNGVQRKLLDKNPRAFYSACGCHSINLTLCDMAKTCGKAKDFFGIIQRIYTTFANSTKKWQILKDNIDDTTGLTLKSLSSTRWESRIDSVKAIRFQISNIREALLQVSDIDNDPKTSSEAKSLANNELGDFEFLVAIVIWYEILYAVNLVSKNLQSKDMLIDVAIEQV from the coding sequence ATGGTCACTTGGTATGATTTGCGACTACAGTTGCAAAATCATCAAACTATTAATTGTGTAGCGCTGCGACAACTTGAGAAAAAAAAGGACCATTGGAGAAAGGTTCTATTTAGAATTCTTTTGATGGTAAAATTTCTTGCGAAACACAATCTTGCATTTCGTGGTACTAACTCGACATTGTATCAAGATAATAATGGAAATTTCTTAGGCTTGGTTGAAATGCTAGCTGAGTTCGACCCAATTATTCAGGAGCATGTTAGGCGCATAACAAACAATGAAACTCATGTTCAATACCTTGGTCATGGGATACAAAATGAGTTAATACATTTGCTTGCTTCTTCAATTAAGTCAGAgataattaaaaaaataaaagaagcaaAGTATTTTTCCGTGATACTTGATTGTACCCCTGATGCGAGCCACCAAGAACAAATGTCTCTGATAATACGATATGTCAATGCATCTTCGACTTTTGTTTCCATTGAGgaatcatttttaggatttttggatgTCAATGATACAACTGGGCAAGGGCTTTTTGATGTTTTGCAGGAAGAACTACGGAATCTTGACCTGGATCTAGATGATGTGAGAGGACAGAGCTACGATAATGGTGCAAATATGAAAGGTAAGAATAATGGTGTTCAAAGGAAACTTTTGGATAAAAATCCTAGAGCTTTTTATTCAgcatgtggttgtcatagtattaATTTGACACTTTGTGACATGGCAAAAACTTGTGGTAAAGCAAAGGACTTTTTTGGAATCATACAACGCATCTACACAACATTTGCTAATTCAACTAAAAAGTGGCAGATCTTGAAAGATAATATAGATGATACAACAGGATTGACTCTCAAGTCGTTGTCATCTACTCGTTGGGAGAGTCGAATAGATAGTGTTAAAGCTATAAGATTTCAGATTTCGAACATACGAGAAGCTTTACTGCAAGTATCTGATATTGATAATGATCCAAAAACTAGCAGTGAAGCTAAATCTCTCGCGAATAATGAACTTGGTGATTTTGAATTTTTAGTAGCTATTGTTATTTGGTATGAAATACTGTATGCCGTCAAtctggtcagcaagaacttacaaTCAAAGGATATGCTTATTGATGTTGCTATTGAGCAAGTGTAG